Proteins co-encoded in one Ziziphus jujuba cultivar Dongzao chromosome 9, ASM3175591v1 genomic window:
- the LOC107434040 gene encoding receptor-like protein 1, with protein sequence MVVKKGKKLEYKYSILSFINSIDLSNNKLSVEIPVELTKLQKLQSLNLSTNHLIGKIPTTMGYLTMSETLDLYGKKFFGEIPVSMVSLTFLNHLNFSFNSLFGKIPTANQFQTLDDPSIYQGNVGLYGKPLQSGCPDSSQYATRGEKEEKHGDAYEMIGFFISMSLGFAVGCFR encoded by the coding sequence ATGGTAgtgaagaagggaaaaaagctAGAATACAAGTATTCCATTCTATCCTTTATCAATAGCATTGATCTATCCAATAATAAGTTATCAGTGGAGATTCCTGTGGAGCTAACAAAACTCCAAAAACTGCAATCTTTGAATTTATCGACTAATCATTTGATAGGGAAGATTCCAACAACCATGGGGTACTTGACAATGTCAGAAACTCTTGACCTCTATGGCAAGAAGTTTTTTGGTGAAATTCCAGTTAGCATGgtttctttaacatttctgaATCATTTGAACTTCTCATTCAATAGCCTGTTTGGAAAAATCCCAACTGCCAATCAGTTTCAAACACTCGATGATCCATCAATCTATCAAGGCAATGTCGGCCTCTATGGAAAGCCTTTGCAAAGTGGTTGTCCAGACAGCAGCCAATATGCAACTAGAggagagaaagaagagaagCATGGCGATGCTTATGAGATGATAGGCTTCTTCATCAGCATGTCATTAGGCTTTGCTGTGGGGTGTTTTAGGTAG